A window of Amycolatopsis australiensis contains these coding sequences:
- a CDS encoding fibronectin type III domain-containing protein, with the protein MSVKPFLAVALLAAGCATAPPPAFTARLTSPTDVVLTWPDDGAGHRVEYANDPAGPWTTLRFLPPHATSYHHPDLIPETPFYYREQPFTGPVSTDLRTAVSGDTVTFTWADRSPDEAGFLLEIRRPGAPDFDPVEVTDPDVTTCTLPLLPGEEKSAFRIRALHFGPLSPVVHQTTGKQP; encoded by the coding sequence GTGTCCGTGAAGCCCTTTCTCGCCGTGGCGTTGCTGGCCGCCGGCTGTGCCACGGCGCCGCCGCCGGCTTTCACGGCGAGGCTGACCTCCCCCACCGACGTGGTGCTCACCTGGCCCGACGACGGCGCCGGCCACCGCGTCGAGTACGCGAACGACCCGGCCGGTCCCTGGACGACGCTGCGGTTCCTGCCGCCGCACGCGACGAGCTACCACCACCCGGACCTGATCCCGGAGACGCCGTTCTACTACCGGGAACAGCCGTTCACCGGCCCGGTCTCGACGGACCTGCGCACGGCGGTATCGGGCGACACGGTGACGTTCACGTGGGCCGACCGCTCCCCGGACGAAGCCGGGTTCCTGCTGGAGATCCGGCGGCCTGGCGCACCGGACTTCGACCCGGTCGAGGTCACCGACCCGGACGTGACGACCTGCACGCTGCCGCTGCTGCCCGGGGAGGAGAAGTCGGCCTTCCGGATCCGGGCACTGCACTTCGGCCCGCTCTCCCCGGTGGTCCACCAGACCACCGGGAAGCAGCCATGA
- a CDS encoding sigma-70 family RNA polymerase sigma factor, translated as MAIGGRRPKKAKGEDLIRQLYAEHGRSLLAYATRLTGDRAAAEDVVQETLVRAWKHADDLQNDGKGSVRGWLLTVARNLVTDRARARAARPQEVAEPAEGVPTPAVERDHAQGVVDSMTVLGAMDGLSNEHREVLVEIYYRGRTVAEAARTLGVAPGTVKSRSYYALRALRAAMISSGTEVAR; from the coding sequence GTGGCGATCGGAGGCAGGCGGCCTAAGAAGGCCAAGGGCGAAGACCTGATTCGGCAGCTGTACGCCGAACACGGCCGGAGCCTGCTGGCCTACGCGACGAGGCTGACCGGTGATCGGGCGGCGGCCGAGGACGTGGTCCAGGAGACGCTGGTCCGCGCGTGGAAACACGCCGACGACCTGCAGAACGACGGGAAGGGTTCGGTGCGCGGCTGGTTGCTGACCGTCGCGCGCAACCTGGTCACCGACCGGGCCCGCGCCCGGGCGGCGCGGCCACAGGAAGTGGCCGAACCGGCCGAAGGCGTGCCGACCCCGGCCGTCGAGCGCGACCACGCCCAGGGCGTGGTCGACTCGATGACCGTGCTCGGCGCGATGGACGGCCTGTCGAACGAGCACCGAGAGGTCCTGGTGGAGATCTACTACCGGGGACGGACGGTGGCCGAAGCGGCGAGAACACTGGGCGTCGCACCGGGTACCGTGAAATCACGGTCGTACTACGCACTGAGAGCACTGAGAGCAGCGATGATTTCGAGC